A region of Sphingobium baderi DNA encodes the following proteins:
- a CDS encoding GMC family oxidoreductase, with product MSDFDYIVIGSGSAGSLMANRLSADPAIRVALIEAGPSDRKWPVNLKTAMPVGNIFLLPHEKYNWKQQLSGNAAIGNRQINFPRGKLFGGCSAINGGVYIRGQKADYDAWEQAGNTGWSYDTVLPAFKAVENYHEGDKPWHGKGGELDVEKPRSFNPIAAAIVDAAVEAGHHRNDDFAGERQDGFGRYDLNQRNGTRLSSARAFLHPALHRPNLTVMADTLVRRILFDRGRATGLEIEQSGTRSTISARREIVLCAGAINSPQLLLLSGVGPEEHLREMGIKPVHHLPGVGAHLQDHPTVHVAMENPSGESYAVSPKALPRILASPFRYLAKREGMLASNVAECGGFLCTDGSGRPDIQITFLVGLKLDARSVPRRHGYMGLIQLLRPKSAGSVRLASNRPEDKPVIDPNFFADPYDMKTLIAGFREARRIFAQPALAAMTGNEIEPGAQHQSDAEIDAALRKIVNTAYHPTGTCKMGPDSDPMAVVDGRLRVRGVAGLRVVDASVMPEIISGNTSAPTMMIAERAARFILEDAVQSNIAA from the coding sequence ATGAGTGACTTCGACTATATCGTAATCGGCTCAGGTTCAGCCGGCAGCCTGATGGCGAACCGCCTGTCAGCCGACCCAGCCATTCGCGTCGCCCTGATCGAGGCGGGACCATCGGACAGGAAGTGGCCGGTGAACCTGAAGACCGCGATGCCCGTCGGCAATATCTTCCTGCTGCCGCATGAGAAATATAACTGGAAACAGCAGCTCAGCGGCAACGCTGCAATTGGTAACCGGCAGATCAATTTTCCACGCGGAAAGCTGTTCGGAGGCTGCAGCGCGATCAATGGCGGTGTCTATATCCGGGGCCAGAAGGCGGATTATGACGCCTGGGAACAGGCCGGCAATACCGGTTGGTCCTATGACACTGTGCTGCCCGCCTTCAAGGCGGTCGAGAATTACCATGAAGGTGACAAGCCCTGGCACGGCAAGGGCGGCGAACTCGATGTCGAGAAACCGCGCTCCTTCAATCCAATCGCCGCCGCTATCGTCGACGCGGCGGTTGAAGCCGGCCATCATCGCAACGATGATTTTGCAGGCGAAAGACAGGACGGCTTTGGCCGCTACGATCTCAACCAGCGAAACGGCACGCGTCTCTCCAGCGCGCGCGCTTTCCTTCATCCTGCCCTGCACCGGCCCAATCTGACCGTCATGGCCGACACGCTGGTCCGCCGCATCCTCTTCGACCGCGGCCGCGCAACTGGCCTCGAGATCGAGCAGAGCGGTACGCGGAGCACGATCTCAGCGCGCCGTGAAATTGTCCTGTGCGCTGGCGCCATCAATTCGCCGCAGCTGCTCCTGCTCTCGGGCGTCGGGCCCGAAGAGCATCTGCGCGAGATGGGGATCAAGCCTGTTCATCACCTTCCGGGGGTGGGCGCGCATCTGCAGGATCATCCCACCGTTCATGTCGCAATGGAAAATCCTTCGGGCGAATCCTATGCGGTTTCGCCCAAGGCTCTTCCCCGCATCCTTGCCAGCCCTTTCAGGTATCTGGCGAAGCGGGAAGGCATGTTGGCCTCCAACGTCGCGGAATGCGGCGGCTTCCTCTGCACCGATGGATCCGGGCGCCCCGACATCCAGATTACCTTCCTGGTCGGGCTGAAGCTCGACGCGCGATCAGTCCCGCGGCGGCACGGCTATATGGGCCTCATACAGCTGTTGCGCCCCAAAAGTGCGGGATCTGTCCGCCTGGCGAGCAACAGGCCGGAGGACAAACCGGTTATCGACCCCAATTTCTTCGCCGACCCCTATGACATGAAAACGCTGATCGCCGGCTTCCGCGAGGCGCGACGCATCTTCGCCCAGCCCGCCCTCGCCGCCATGACCGGCAATGAGATCGAGCCGGGTGCGCAACATCAAAGCGATGCAGAGATCGATGCGGCGCTGCGCAAGATCGTCAATACCGCCTATCATCCCACGGGCACGTGCAAGATGGGCCCCGACAGCGATCCAATGGCCGTGGTCGATGGCCGGCTACGGGTCCGCGGCGTCGCCGGCCTGCGCGTCGTCGATGCCTCTGTCATGCCCGAGATCATAAGCGGCAATACCAGTGCGCCGACCATGATGATCGCTGAGCGCGCCGCCCGCTTCATCCTCGAAGATGCCGTTCAATCGAACATAGCCGCCTGA
- a CDS encoding MFS transporter: protein MLDALPLSSYQIWAVLMIAATVILDGLDNQMLGLAAPSLLKEWGISRDALGFVFALGFVGMGIGTLTSGAIGDRFGRRGALLIGVAIFGVATLATGFSIELWHVALLKTIAGVGLGGVPGTASAMIAEFTPARWRSVAVTFGVVCVSIGGILGGVAAAAILPVLGWRWLFYLGGIITLAFVTLLWFILPESPRYLAQRPDRRVELDAILRRIRHPDPAAVQPPGRGGQAPHAPFSALLRGALLRDSLALSLAMFSGMFMIYLMFNWAPTMLFSAGFGLQTASLGLTSFNVGGTIGAMFASLAIIRLGSRPTLIFMAVIGAVVCAVLALLPIEGGRNEPAVLASLGALGLFASAAQSAMFAVGAHAFPTAVRARGLGLMGAAGRAGAIVSAVAGASLIGGGNLGFFGVLSGLMLVNAIGFITVRGHVPRLGRQDANA from the coding sequence ATGCTCGATGCATTGCCCCTGTCCTCATATCAGATTTGGGCGGTCCTGATGATCGCTGCGACCGTCATACTTGACGGTCTCGACAACCAAATGCTTGGTCTTGCGGCCCCCTCATTGCTCAAGGAGTGGGGCATCAGCCGCGATGCCCTTGGCTTTGTCTTCGCCCTGGGATTTGTTGGCATGGGTATCGGCACGCTGACCTCCGGCGCGATTGGTGATCGGTTCGGGCGACGCGGAGCCCTGCTGATTGGCGTCGCGATTTTCGGCGTCGCGACGCTCGCCACGGGCTTTTCCATCGAACTATGGCATGTCGCCCTCCTCAAGACGATAGCCGGTGTCGGCCTGGGAGGCGTTCCCGGCACGGCGAGCGCCATGATCGCTGAATTCACGCCGGCGCGGTGGCGCAGCGTGGCCGTTACCTTCGGGGTAGTCTGTGTGTCGATCGGCGGCATATTGGGCGGTGTCGCCGCAGCGGCGATATTGCCGGTGCTGGGATGGCGCTGGCTGTTTTATCTGGGTGGCATCATCACCCTCGCCTTCGTCACTCTTCTCTGGTTCATCCTGCCGGAATCCCCGCGTTACCTCGCCCAGCGCCCGGACCGCCGCGTCGAGCTCGACGCCATCCTGCGTCGCATCCGGCATCCCGACCCGGCGGCCGTGCAGCCACCCGGCCGTGGCGGGCAGGCGCCGCACGCTCCGTTCAGCGCTCTTCTTAGGGGTGCATTGCTGCGGGACAGCCTTGCCCTCTCGCTGGCGATGTTCTCGGGCATGTTCATGATCTACCTGATGTTCAACTGGGCACCCACGATGCTGTTCAGCGCGGGCTTCGGTCTCCAGACCGCGAGCCTGGGCCTCACCAGCTTCAACGTCGGCGGCACAATCGGCGCGATGTTTGCCTCTCTTGCAATCATCCGGCTCGGCTCGCGTCCCACGCTTATCTTCATGGCAGTCATTGGCGCGGTTGTTTGCGCCGTCCTCGCCCTGCTCCCCATCGAAGGCGGGCGGAACGAGCCCGCCGTCCTCGCCAGCCTCGGCGCTCTCGGCCTTTTCGCCAGCGCCGCACAGTCGGCCATGTTCGCGGTCGGAGCACATGCCTTCCCCACCGCCGTGCGTGCCCGGGGGCTGGGCCTGATGGGTGCTGCGGGACGTGCAGGCGCGATCGTCAGCGCGGTGGCCGGCGCCAGCCTGATCGGCGGCGGCAATCTGGGTTTCTTCGGCGTCCTCTCCGGCCTGATGCTGGTCAACGCCATTGGTTTCATCACCGTGCGGGGCCATGTCCCCCGTCTCGGCCGGCAGGACGCAAACGCATGA
- a CDS encoding PDR/VanB family oxidoreductase translates to MPGEKLPAFTAGAHIDLQLAPGLARSYSLVNDPAIHSYYEIAVHHTIDSRGGSRHIHEKWRVGEILEISEPKNNFPLEESAAHTVLIGGGIGITPMLSMVSRLEALGRSWELHYVAAVPERAAYVDRVENFPQAHIVFDSIPGGQRLDLRAICDAAPADAHLYCCGPSGMLDAFVAVNAARPKGHAHIEYFSADTEVATDGGYTLELTKSGKTITVEEGETMLDALLSAGVDIGFACAEGVCGTCQVKVLDGIPDHRDHFLTDEEKAANTSIMVCCSGSKTPTLVLDI, encoded by the coding sequence TTGCCGGGCGAAAAGCTTCCCGCCTTCACTGCGGGCGCACATATCGATCTGCAGCTCGCCCCTGGCCTCGCGCGCAGCTACTCGCTCGTCAACGATCCCGCCATCCATAGCTATTACGAGATTGCGGTGCATCATACGATCGACAGCCGCGGCGGATCTCGCCACATTCATGAGAAATGGCGGGTCGGCGAGATACTGGAAATCTCGGAACCCAAGAATAACTTCCCGCTTGAGGAATCGGCAGCGCACACCGTGCTGATCGGTGGCGGTATCGGCATAACGCCGATGTTGTCGATGGTCTCCCGCCTCGAGGCCCTGGGCCGCAGCTGGGAACTGCACTATGTCGCCGCGGTTCCCGAACGGGCGGCCTATGTCGATCGCGTGGAGAATTTCCCGCAGGCGCACATCGTGTTCGATTCGATCCCTGGTGGGCAACGTCTCGATCTGCGCGCGATCTGCGACGCTGCCCCCGCCGATGCCCATCTTTACTGCTGCGGTCCGTCGGGCATGCTGGATGCGTTCGTCGCGGTGAACGCAGCGCGGCCGAAGGGCCACGCCCATATCGAGTATTTCTCGGCCGACACGGAAGTTGCGACCGATGGCGGCTATACGTTGGAACTGACAAAAAGCGGCAAGACCATCACCGTCGAGGAGGGTGAGACCATGCTCGACGCACTGCTAAGTGCCGGTGTGGATATTGGTTTTGCCTGCGCCGAGGGGGTTTGCGGCACCTGCCAGGTCAAGGTGCTGGATGGCATTCCAGATCATCGTGATCATTTCCTGACCGACGAGGAGAAGGCGGCCAATACGTCGATCATGGTCTGCTGCTCGGGATCGAAAACGCCCACCCTGGTGCTCGACATCTAG
- a CDS encoding Rieske 2Fe-2S domain-containing protein: MTRVGPGTVMGTFMRQYWLPACLSSEVTADGDPVRLMILCEKLIAFRDSSGRVGIMDHRCPHRCASLFIGRNEENGIRCVYHGWKFDVDGKCVDMPSVPARMDFKEKVHAKAYKTYEANGLIWVYMGENQAAPPPLPEIEATMHPEAEIWCLQRDCNWLQALEGDIDTSHVGFLHVGGIEADDLEPDHPMRPTVLNRAPEYEVAQSDWGVMYGGYRPNDDGQMSWRIAHYMFPFWTQTPNNRFVSRAIARAWVPMDDEHSMLFDITCGVDAGNPAYNSTLKDGTPLFDQISYAPNTTDWFGRWRSTDSEANDWAIDRESQRNGHQFTGIPNITMQDQAVTESMGPITDHSFENLAPTDQMIARVRRRVLLAARAFANKGTVPPGIENPDVFYKARAGSFLHDPNDTLAGAYQAALAKAVRWPVNEIEAAE; the protein is encoded by the coding sequence ATGACCCGGGTAGGTCCCGGAACGGTGATGGGGACGTTCATGCGGCAATATTGGTTGCCGGCATGCCTTTCGTCGGAAGTGACGGCTGATGGCGATCCGGTTCGCCTGATGATCCTGTGCGAAAAGCTGATCGCTTTCCGCGACAGTTCGGGTCGGGTCGGCATCATGGACCATCGCTGCCCTCACCGCTGTGCCTCCTTGTTCATCGGTCGCAATGAGGAAAACGGCATCCGCTGCGTTTATCATGGCTGGAAGTTCGACGTCGACGGCAAGTGCGTCGATATGCCGTCCGTTCCCGCGCGCATGGATTTCAAGGAGAAGGTGCACGCCAAGGCCTACAAGACCTATGAGGCCAATGGCCTGATCTGGGTCTATATGGGTGAGAACCAGGCGGCCCCGCCGCCGCTCCCGGAAATCGAGGCGACGATGCACCCCGAAGCCGAGATCTGGTGTCTGCAGCGCGACTGCAACTGGCTTCAGGCGCTCGAGGGAGATATCGACACCAGCCATGTCGGCTTCCTCCACGTCGGCGGCATCGAAGCAGACGATCTCGAACCTGACCATCCGATGCGCCCGACTGTGCTCAACCGCGCACCGGAATATGAAGTCGCCCAGTCCGACTGGGGCGTCATGTATGGCGGCTACCGTCCGAACGATGATGGCCAGATGAGCTGGCGCATTGCCCATTATATGTTCCCCTTCTGGACGCAGACGCCCAATAACCGCTTCGTCAGCCGCGCCATCGCCCGCGCATGGGTGCCGATGGACGATGAGCATTCGATGCTTTTCGACATCACCTGCGGCGTGGACGCCGGCAACCCCGCCTACAACTCAACGCTCAAGGACGGCACGCCGCTCTTCGACCAGATCAGCTATGCGCCCAACACGACCGACTGGTTCGGCCGCTGGCGTTCGACCGACAGCGAAGCCAATGACTGGGCGATCGATCGGGAATCGCAGCGCAACGGCCATCAGTTCACCGGCATCCCCAATATCACGATGCAGGATCAGGCCGTGACCGAAAGCATGGGTCCGATCACCGACCACAGCTTCGAGAACCTCGCGCCCACCGACCAGATGATCGCGCGTGTCCGCCGCCGGGTTCTTCTGGCTGCCCGCGCGTTTGCCAATAAGGGCACGGTGCCGCCGGGTATCGAAAATCCCGACGTCTTCTACAAGGCACGCGCCGGCTCCTTCCTGCACGATCCGAACGATACGCTCGCCGGAGCGTACCAGGCTGCGCTCGCCAAGGCCGTGCGTTGGCCGGTCAATGAGATCGAGGCTGCGGAATAG
- a CDS encoding TonB-dependent receptor codes for MAGDIIVTAQRRESTVREVPFSIAAFGGEALRNSQVFSPTALTQQMPGITINTSDKSLSIVAIRGNVSTFRTATLDTPVAYFMDDVYYVFNNDLNANFFDTDRVEVLRGPQGTLFGRNVVGGAIAVITNNPAFKDDYFFQVTGGNGGFIRTEGMVNGTLVDDKIAARFAFSTESSDGLIDTPNQSGSYGKTDGYAMRGKLLFEPTDTLKIILSGDYSFTKGNGGAISLGVGGVQRIPATFGSYDDSEWTNNDYARSPYRQRLRGGYLRGDLDLLGGTLTSITGYRMNDSRAINDDVPVATVVPVFDRRQVVKNRSFTQEVRFASAPGRFSYVVGAYFLSADVSTTNIFYYSPLPGSAVNATVRRNPQVTNITRVQDGNIRSIAVFGEGTFEITDRLSLVAGGRYTSDRKKIDYHAFSTTDAGSIPGFGFPGEVFASGGKTWDAFTPRVTLKYAPVDKVNIYATWAKGFKSGGFVDNAYLNPTLPLEPEKAQNYEIGAKTRLFHNMLDFNVALFQQKTKNLQNFSGAGGIAHTYNGTLKMKGWEIESVLRPVDGLRLTGNYTHLIGEYTSLRDPLVNLDYSGNPAKFAPRDSFTIGASYDLSMGNGAKLTPQADFNYSSRISTDDANTLRLYDNLYNDTKGRTLNARLNYESANGRWTLGIWGKNLTNNYQIVNADDITAFLAMPGNGTTYWKIFTNTPRTYGVTLSVRP; via the coding sequence GTGGCGGGCGACATCATCGTCACGGCGCAGCGGCGCGAATCGACCGTCCGGGAAGTGCCCTTTTCGATCGCGGCCTTCGGCGGCGAGGCGCTGCGCAATAGCCAGGTTTTCAGTCCGACGGCACTCACGCAGCAAATGCCGGGAATTACCATCAACACTTCAGACAAGTCGCTATCGATTGTCGCGATCCGTGGCAATGTCTCCACGTTCCGTACCGCCACACTGGACACGCCCGTCGCCTATTTCATGGACGACGTCTACTATGTCTTCAACAACGACCTCAACGCCAACTTCTTCGATACCGACCGTGTCGAAGTGCTTCGCGGGCCGCAAGGAACATTGTTCGGGCGAAATGTCGTGGGCGGCGCAATTGCGGTCATCACCAACAATCCCGCCTTCAAGGATGACTATTTCTTCCAGGTCACAGGCGGAAATGGCGGCTTCATCCGCACAGAGGGCATGGTCAACGGCACACTGGTGGACGATAAGATTGCGGCGCGTTTCGCCTTCAGTACCGAGAGTTCCGATGGACTTATCGACACGCCCAATCAATCCGGCAGCTATGGGAAGACCGATGGCTATGCCATGCGCGGCAAGCTTCTGTTCGAGCCGACAGACACGCTGAAGATCATTCTGTCGGGCGACTATAGCTTCACGAAGGGTAATGGTGGTGCCATCAGCCTGGGGGTTGGCGGTGTCCAGCGGATTCCCGCCACCTTTGGAAGCTATGATGACAGCGAGTGGACGAACAACGACTATGCTCGATCGCCCTATCGGCAGCGACTGCGCGGTGGCTATTTACGCGGCGATCTTGACCTGCTGGGCGGGACGCTCACGTCCATAACCGGCTATCGCATGAATGACAGCCGCGCGATCAACGACGATGTGCCGGTCGCGACCGTCGTGCCCGTTTTCGACCGCAGACAGGTGGTCAAGAACCGAAGCTTCACGCAGGAAGTCCGCTTCGCGTCCGCGCCCGGCCGCTTTTCTTATGTGGTCGGCGCCTACTTCCTGTCGGCGGACGTTTCGACGACGAACATCTTCTACTATAGTCCGTTGCCGGGTTCGGCAGTGAATGCCACTGTGCGGCGTAATCCCCAGGTGACCAACATCACACGCGTGCAGGATGGCAATATTCGAAGCATTGCGGTCTTCGGCGAGGGCACGTTCGAGATAACGGATCGATTGTCCCTGGTCGCCGGTGGCCGCTATACGTCTGATCGCAAGAAGATCGACTATCATGCTTTCTCGACCACCGACGCAGGGTCGATTCCCGGTTTCGGCTTTCCTGGCGAGGTGTTTGCGTCGGGCGGCAAGACTTGGGACGCTTTTACGCCCCGTGTTACGCTGAAATATGCGCCGGTCGACAAGGTCAATATTTACGCGACCTGGGCGAAGGGTTTCAAATCCGGCGGCTTTGTCGACAATGCCTACCTCAACCCGACGCTACCGCTCGAGCCGGAGAAGGCGCAAAACTACGAGATCGGCGCCAAGACCCGGCTGTTCCACAACATGCTCGACTTCAACGTCGCACTGTTCCAGCAAAAGACCAAGAACCTCCAGAATTTTTCTGGCGCGGGCGGCATTGCCCACACCTATAATGGCACGCTCAAGATGAAGGGCTGGGAAATCGAGTCGGTCCTGCGTCCGGTCGACGGGCTGCGGCTCACCGGCAATTACACCCATTTGATCGGCGAATACACGTCGTTGCGCGACCCGCTGGTCAATCTCGACTATTCGGGCAACCCGGCCAAGTTTGCGCCGCGCGACAGCTTCACGATCGGCGCAAGCTATGACCTGTCGATGGGCAATGGTGCGAAGCTGACGCCTCAGGCAGACTTCAACTATTCCAGCCGCATATCCACGGACGACGCGAACACTCTGCGCCTCTACGACAATCTCTACAACGACACGAAGGGGCGGACACTCAATGCCCGTCTCAACTATGAATCCGCCAATGGGCGCTGGACGCTTGGCATATGGGGAAAGAACCTCACCAACAACTATCAGATCGTCAACGCCGACGATATTACCGCCTTCCTTGCGATGCCTGGCAATGGCACCACCTATTGGAAGATCTTCACCAACACACCGCGGACATACGGGGTCACTTTGTCCGTGCGACCGTAA
- a CDS encoding SDR family NAD(P)-dependent oxidoreductase yields MADSFDLPANGSFSFDGRTALITGGGRGVGEAIAREIHAGGGRVAVSDVDLAVAQEVADSLDPSGASAVALQLDVREKADFLAARDRIASEWGRIDIVVNNAGFAKRTPTQDITPEEFDAIVQVNMRSVFLSCQIFSEHMRESGYGRIVNITSLAGQNGGTVASPHYAASKAGAIMLTKYFARYLAGTGVTVNAIAPGPIDTAKARLSPEQIARVEEEVPIGRFMTVSEIAAAAALLASDRGGFFVGATLDMNGGLYLR; encoded by the coding sequence ATGGCCGACAGCTTCGATCTTCCCGCAAATGGCAGTTTCTCCTTCGATGGCCGTACGGCGCTCATCACCGGTGGCGGCCGAGGCGTTGGGGAAGCGATTGCTCGGGAGATCCATGCGGGTGGGGGCAGAGTGGCTGTGAGCGATGTCGATCTGGCGGTAGCCCAGGAAGTCGCGGACTCGCTCGATCCCAGCGGCGCAAGCGCCGTCGCTCTACAACTCGATGTCCGGGAGAAAGCAGATTTTCTTGCCGCCCGCGACCGTATCGCGTCGGAATGGGGGCGGATTGATATCGTTGTCAACAATGCAGGTTTCGCCAAGCGGACGCCCACCCAGGACATCACACCCGAAGAGTTCGACGCGATCGTCCAGGTCAATATGCGCAGCGTGTTCCTGAGCTGTCAGATCTTTTCCGAGCATATGCGGGAAAGCGGATATGGCCGGATCGTCAACATCACCTCACTCGCAGGGCAGAATGGAGGGACTGTCGCGTCGCCTCATTATGCCGCTTCAAAAGCCGGAGCGATCATGCTGACCAAATATTTCGCGCGATACCTGGCAGGAACCGGCGTAACCGTGAACGCCATCGCACCTGGACCGATCGACACTGCGAAGGCGCGGTTGTCGCCTGAGCAGATCGCTCGGGTTGAAGAGGAGGTTCCGATCGGCCGGTTCATGACGGTGAGCGAGATCGCCGCGGCCGCGGCGTTGCTCGCGTCGGATCGCGGCGGTTTCTTCGTGGGAGCCACACTCGATATGAATGGGGGGCTGTATCTGCGCTAA
- a CDS encoding aromatic ring-hydroxylating dioxygenase subunit alpha: MFIYNTWYVAAFAHEVAPGKVLGRRFLDRPVALFRTEDGEIAALEDRCSHRAMPLSAGHVDGQVIRCCYHGVEFDKRGACTRIPNQSRIPAAANVRSYPVVEKDHLIWIWMGEAALADPDIIIDNPEHNDPSWTWRPYNFPVKANWQLIIDNIMDLTHVPYIHARTIGGNPEQHYGADTKVEFDGRKVTLLRKMPNSVPPKSYIDAGGFKGRVDRWQEVRFEPGIGMTCRVNAGGCDVGTGAYEGKRDNGFMLANNHFITPETETTSHYLWTICTTASKESGVPDVLFDQFFDTITEDEETLAAQQLRIDDEPGRAFVGIASDGAVNQARRVLEALQSAEDVGSIAA, translated from the coding sequence ATGTTCATCTACAATACCTGGTATGTCGCTGCATTCGCGCATGAAGTCGCCCCCGGCAAAGTGCTTGGGCGGCGCTTTCTGGACAGGCCGGTGGCCCTATTTCGTACCGAGGATGGTGAGATCGCTGCCCTCGAGGATCGGTGCAGCCACCGGGCTATGCCGCTGAGCGCGGGCCATGTCGATGGGCAGGTGATCCGCTGCTGCTATCATGGCGTAGAGTTCGACAAGCGCGGCGCCTGTACCCGTATTCCTAATCAGTCCCGCATCCCCGCAGCCGCCAATGTGCGCTCCTATCCAGTTGTCGAGAAGGATCATCTGATCTGGATCTGGATGGGAGAAGCCGCGCTGGCCGATCCCGATATTATCATCGACAACCCCGAGCATAACGACCCAAGCTGGACGTGGCGGCCATACAACTTCCCGGTGAAGGCAAACTGGCAGCTGATCATCGATAACATCATGGACCTGACGCATGTTCCCTATATTCATGCGCGGACCATTGGCGGTAATCCCGAGCAGCATTATGGCGCCGATACGAAGGTCGAGTTCGACGGTCGCAAGGTGACCCTGCTACGCAAGATGCCCAATTCCGTCCCGCCTAAATCCTATATCGACGCAGGTGGCTTCAAGGGTCGCGTCGATCGCTGGCAGGAAGTGCGGTTCGAGCCTGGTATCGGCATGACCTGCCGGGTAAACGCGGGCGGCTGTGACGTTGGAACGGGCGCTTATGAAGGCAAGCGCGACAATGGTTTCATGCTTGCCAACAATCATTTCATCACGCCCGAGACTGAAACGACAAGCCATTATCTCTGGACGATCTGTACGACGGCGTCCAAGGAAAGCGGCGTCCCCGATGTGCTGTTCGACCAGTTTTTCGACACCATCACCGAGGACGAGGAAACACTCGCGGCGCAGCAGCTTCGGATCGATGACGAGCCAGGCCGGGCCTTTGTGGGTATCGCGAGCGATGGCGCCGTCAATCAGGCACGGCGTGTGCTTGAAGCGCTCCAAAGCGCGGAGGATGTCGGCTCGATCGCAGCCTGA
- a CDS encoding Bcr/CflA family efflux MFS transporter yields MVTSSTAEGEQKSRPPLWLLGTITLCGTLGIHIFAPALALAVADLRATPVQLQLSISVYVWALAVGQLVHGPMADRFGRRPVLLGGIFLYTVSGVAAAMAGSSDVLIAARLAQALGGCSGMVIARAIVRDVSMNSQAARDLARLNLAILIGPGIGPLIGGVVATAFGWRAVLLVLALLGIVAFLSVLILLQETNRAGAQRGNIVLHYAALARSRAFLGYALGGGCVTTSWYAFIAAAPFLYQHQFGQSARVTGACLGIVVMGAWVGSFLASRLASASPTQRLLVLGHSLCALFASALCIVMMFDLASAIVVTALMFFYTCGVGLAGPAALAQATAIKPDMAGSASGLYGFFQMVVGAAAAASVSLGSNPGRAAAIALLASAALAQGFFLVARRQALPG; encoded by the coding sequence ATGGTTACTTCATCGACTGCTGAAGGCGAGCAAAAGTCCCGCCCACCACTCTGGCTGCTCGGAACGATCACGCTGTGCGGGACGCTCGGTATCCATATCTTCGCGCCCGCGTTGGCTCTGGCGGTGGCGGATCTCAGGGCAACGCCCGTGCAGTTGCAGCTCAGTATCAGCGTCTATGTGTGGGCGCTTGCTGTAGGCCAGCTGGTCCATGGTCCCATGGCTGATCGTTTCGGCAGGCGGCCGGTACTGCTCGGGGGCATCTTTCTCTATACAGTATCTGGCGTGGCGGCGGCGATGGCCGGATCCTCCGATGTCCTGATCGCGGCGCGCCTTGCGCAGGCGCTTGGCGGATGCTCCGGCATGGTGATCGCTCGGGCCATCGTCCGCGATGTGAGCATGAATTCCCAGGCGGCTCGCGATCTGGCTCGCCTTAACCTCGCGATCCTTATCGGTCCAGGAATCGGTCCCCTGATCGGCGGCGTTGTGGCGACGGCCTTTGGATGGCGCGCCGTTCTTCTCGTGCTCGCGCTGTTGGGGATTGTCGCCTTTCTCTCCGTGCTTATCCTGCTACAGGAAACGAACAGGGCGGGCGCGCAGCGAGGGAATATCGTCCTACATTATGCGGCGCTCGCGCGATCGCGCGCTTTTCTGGGATATGCGCTGGGCGGTGGATGTGTGACGACGAGCTGGTATGCGTTCATAGCTGCCGCGCCTTTCCTCTATCAACATCAGTTTGGCCAGTCGGCACGGGTGACGGGTGCGTGCCTTGGGATCGTTGTCATGGGCGCCTGGGTCGGCAGCTTCCTCGCGTCCCGTCTGGCATCGGCATCGCCGACGCAGCGCCTCCTGGTCCTGGGCCACTCGCTCTGCGCGCTCTTTGCGAGCGCGCTGTGCATTGTGATGATGTTCGATCTGGCATCCGCAATTGTCGTTACGGCGCTCATGTTTTTCTACACGTGTGGCGTTGGGTTGGCTGGGCCCGCCGCGCTCGCCCAGGCTACCGCGATCAAGCCAGACATGGCCGGATCCGCCTCAGGACTTTATGGCTTCTTCCAGATGGTCGTGGGCGCCGCAGCTGCTGCGTCGGTCAGTTTGGGTTCCAATCCCGGGAGGGCGGCCGCGATAGCCCTGCTGGCGAGCGCAGCGCTTGCCCAGGGGTTTTTTCTTGTCGCGCGGCGTCAGGCTCTCCCCGGTTGA